A stretch of the Macaca mulatta isolate MMU2019108-1 chromosome 14, T2T-MMU8v2.0, whole genome shotgun sequence genome encodes the following:
- the FRMD8 gene encoding FERM domain-containing protein 8 isoform X2: protein MDGTEGSTGQPGPAERSHRSSVSSVGARAADVLVYLADDTVVPLAVENLPSLSAHELHRAVREVLQLPDIALDVFALWLVSPLLEVQLKPKHQPYKLGRQWPELLLRFTSAPDDDVAMDEPFLQFRRNVFFPKRRELQIRDEEVLRLLYEEAKGNVLAARYPCDVEDCEALGALVCRVQLGPYQPGQPAACALREKLDSFLPAHLCKRGQGLFAALRGRGTRAGPGEQGLLNAYRQVQEVGSDGGCEAALGTHYRAYLFKCHELPFYGCAFFHGEVDKPAQGFLHRGGRKPVSVAISLEGVHVIDSREKHVLLGLRFQELSWDHTSPEEEEPILWLEFDGDSEGTPVNKLLKIYSKQAELMSSLIEYCIELSQVAEPAGPQDSATGPPSDPSSSPAPVERPKLRRQGSVVSSRIQHLSTIDYVEDATWEAEAGKTLD, encoded by the exons ATGGACGGGACAGAAGGCAGTACCGGGCAGCCCGGCCCCGCTGAGCGGTCCCACCGAAGCAGCGTGTCCTCcgtgggagcccgag CGGCTGACGTGCTGGTATACCTGGCGGATGACACAGTGGTGCCCCTGGCTGTGGAGAACCTACCCTCGCTCAGTGCCCATGAGCTGCACCGCGCTGTCCGCGAGGTCCTGCAGCTCCCGGACATTGCCCTGGATGTCTTCGCGCTCTGGCTGGTCTCCCCTCTGCTGG AGGTGCAGCTGAAACCCAAGCACCAGCCCTACAAGCTGGGACGCCAGTGGCCGGAGCTGCTGCTGCGCTTCACCAGTGCCCCGGACGACGACGTGGCCATGG ATGAGCCTTTCCTGCAGTTCCGGAGGAACGTATTCTTCCCAAAGCGGCGGGAGCTCCAG ATCCGCGACGAGGAGGTCCTGCGGCTTCTCTATGAGGAGGCCAAGGGCAACGTGCTGGCCGCGCGGTATCCGTGCGACGTGGAGGACTGCGAGGCTCTGGGCGCCCTGGTGTGCCGCGTCCAGCTCGGGCCCTACCAGCCCGGCCAGCCGGCAGCCTGCGCCCTGAG GGAGAAGCTGgactccttcctccctgcccaccTCTGTAAGCGGGGCCAGGGTCTCTTTGCTGCCCTCCGGGGCCGCGGGACCAGGGCCGGGCCGGGCGAGCAGGGCCTGCTGAACGCCTACCGCCAGGTGCAGGAGGTTGGCAGCGACGGCGGGTGTGAGGCCGCCCTGGGCACCCACTACCGTGCCTACCTCTTCAAGTGCCACGAGCTGCCCTTCTACGG ATGTGCCTTCTTCCACGGCGAGGTTGACAAGCCGGCCCAAGGCTTTTTGCACCGGGGTGGGCGCAAGCCAGTTTCTGTGGCCATCAGTCTGGAAGGCGTGCACGTCATCGACAGCAGAGAGAAG CACGTCCTGCTGGGCCTGCGCTTCCAGGAGCTGTCGTGGGACCACACCTCCCCCGAGGAGGAGGAGCCCATCCTGTGGCTGGAGTTCGACGGAGACAGCGAGGGCACGCCTGTCAACAAGCTCCTCAAGATCTACTCCAAGCAG gccgAACTGATGAGCAGCCTCATTGAGTACTGCATTGAACTGAGCCAGGTGGCGGAGCCCGCAGGCCCCCAGGACAGTGCGACAGGCCCGCCCTCGGACCCCAGCTCCTCACCGGCTCCTGTTGAGCGCCCCAAGCTGCGGAGGCAGGGCAGCGTGGTGTCCAGCCGGATCCAGCATCTCTCCACCATCGACTACGTGGAGGACG ctacttgggaggctgaggcaggaaaaacgcttgattga
- the FRMD8 gene encoding FERM domain-containing protein 8 isoform X1, translating into MDGTEGSTGQPGPAERSHRSSVSSVGARAADVLVYLADDTVVPLAVENLPSLSAHELHRAVREVLQLPDIALDVFALWLVSPLLEVQLKPKHQPYKLGRQWPELLLRFTSAPDDDVAMDEPFLQFRRNVFFPKRRELQIRDEEVLRLLYEEAKGNVLAARYPCDVEDCEALGALVCRVQLGPYQPGQPAACALREKLDSFLPAHLCKRGQGLFAALRGRGTRAGPGEQGLLNAYRQVQEVGSDGGCEAALGTHYRAYLFKCHELPFYGCAFFHGEVDKPAQGFLHRGGRKPVSVAISLEGVHVIDSREKHVLLGLRFQELSWDHTSPEEEEPILWLEFDGDSEGTPVNKLLKIYSKQAELMSSLIEYCIELSQVAEPAGPQDSATGPPSDPSSSPAPVERPKLRRQGSVVSSRIQHLSTIDYVEDATLGLHGAAGVTPHPASLAHTAWLSQHLDPEAGRPEEALPRLPLRTVQWDKILTVPSSQTIPSSSECRWQR; encoded by the exons ATGGACGGGACAGAAGGCAGTACCGGGCAGCCCGGCCCCGCTGAGCGGTCCCACCGAAGCAGCGTGTCCTCcgtgggagcccgag CGGCTGACGTGCTGGTATACCTGGCGGATGACACAGTGGTGCCCCTGGCTGTGGAGAACCTACCCTCGCTCAGTGCCCATGAGCTGCACCGCGCTGTCCGCGAGGTCCTGCAGCTCCCGGACATTGCCCTGGATGTCTTCGCGCTCTGGCTGGTCTCCCCTCTGCTGG AGGTGCAGCTGAAACCCAAGCACCAGCCCTACAAGCTGGGACGCCAGTGGCCGGAGCTGCTGCTGCGCTTCACCAGTGCCCCGGACGACGACGTGGCCATGG ATGAGCCTTTCCTGCAGTTCCGGAGGAACGTATTCTTCCCAAAGCGGCGGGAGCTCCAG ATCCGCGACGAGGAGGTCCTGCGGCTTCTCTATGAGGAGGCCAAGGGCAACGTGCTGGCCGCGCGGTATCCGTGCGACGTGGAGGACTGCGAGGCTCTGGGCGCCCTGGTGTGCCGCGTCCAGCTCGGGCCCTACCAGCCCGGCCAGCCGGCAGCCTGCGCCCTGAG GGAGAAGCTGgactccttcctccctgcccaccTCTGTAAGCGGGGCCAGGGTCTCTTTGCTGCCCTCCGGGGCCGCGGGACCAGGGCCGGGCCGGGCGAGCAGGGCCTGCTGAACGCCTACCGCCAGGTGCAGGAGGTTGGCAGCGACGGCGGGTGTGAGGCCGCCCTGGGCACCCACTACCGTGCCTACCTCTTCAAGTGCCACGAGCTGCCCTTCTACGG ATGTGCCTTCTTCCACGGCGAGGTTGACAAGCCGGCCCAAGGCTTTTTGCACCGGGGTGGGCGCAAGCCAGTTTCTGTGGCCATCAGTCTGGAAGGCGTGCACGTCATCGACAGCAGAGAGAAG CACGTCCTGCTGGGCCTGCGCTTCCAGGAGCTGTCGTGGGACCACACCTCCCCCGAGGAGGAGGAGCCCATCCTGTGGCTGGAGTTCGACGGAGACAGCGAGGGCACGCCTGTCAACAAGCTCCTCAAGATCTACTCCAAGCAG gccgAACTGATGAGCAGCCTCATTGAGTACTGCATTGAACTGAGCCAGGTGGCGGAGCCCGCAGGCCCCCAGGACAGTGCGACAGGCCCGCCCTCGGACCCCAGCTCCTCACCGGCTCCTGTTGAGCGCCCCAAGCTGCGGAGGCAGGGCAGCGTGGTGTCCAGCCGGATCCAGCATCTCTCCACCATCGACTACGTGGAGGACG CTACACTTGGGTTGCACGGAGCAGCAGGAGTGACTCCCCACCCCGCCAGCCTGGCACACACAGCCTGGCTCAGCCAGCACCTGGATCCAGAGGCTGGAAGACCTGAAGAGGCTCTGCCCAGACTGCCCCTGAGGACAGTGCAGTGGGACAAGATCCTCACAGTCCCCAGTTCCCAGACGATCCCTAGCTCTTCAGAATGCAGGTGGCAGAGGTGA
- the FRMD8 gene encoding FERM domain-containing protein 8 isoform X6, producing the protein MDGTEGSTGQPGPAERSHRSSVSSVGARAADVLVYLADDTVVPLAVENLPSLSAHELHRAVREVLQLPDIALDVFALWLVSPLLEVQLKPKHQPYKLGRQWPELLLRFTSAPDDDVAMDEPFLQFRRNVFFPKRRELQIRDEEVLRLLYEEAKGNVLAARYPCDVEDCEALGALVCRVQLGPYQPGQPAACALREKLDSFLPAHLCKRGQGLFAALRGRGTRAGPGEQGLLNAYRQVQEVGSDGGCEAALGTHYRAYLFKCHELPFYGCAFFHGEVDKPAQGFLHRGGRKPVSVAISLEGVHVIDSREKHVLLGLRFQELSWDHTSPEEEEPILWLEFDGDSEGTPVNKLLKIYSKQILNCFGVIC; encoded by the exons ATGGACGGGACAGAAGGCAGTACCGGGCAGCCCGGCCCCGCTGAGCGGTCCCACCGAAGCAGCGTGTCCTCcgtgggagcccgag CGGCTGACGTGCTGGTATACCTGGCGGATGACACAGTGGTGCCCCTGGCTGTGGAGAACCTACCCTCGCTCAGTGCCCATGAGCTGCACCGCGCTGTCCGCGAGGTCCTGCAGCTCCCGGACATTGCCCTGGATGTCTTCGCGCTCTGGCTGGTCTCCCCTCTGCTGG AGGTGCAGCTGAAACCCAAGCACCAGCCCTACAAGCTGGGACGCCAGTGGCCGGAGCTGCTGCTGCGCTTCACCAGTGCCCCGGACGACGACGTGGCCATGG ATGAGCCTTTCCTGCAGTTCCGGAGGAACGTATTCTTCCCAAAGCGGCGGGAGCTCCAG ATCCGCGACGAGGAGGTCCTGCGGCTTCTCTATGAGGAGGCCAAGGGCAACGTGCTGGCCGCGCGGTATCCGTGCGACGTGGAGGACTGCGAGGCTCTGGGCGCCCTGGTGTGCCGCGTCCAGCTCGGGCCCTACCAGCCCGGCCAGCCGGCAGCCTGCGCCCTGAG GGAGAAGCTGgactccttcctccctgcccaccTCTGTAAGCGGGGCCAGGGTCTCTTTGCTGCCCTCCGGGGCCGCGGGACCAGGGCCGGGCCGGGCGAGCAGGGCCTGCTGAACGCCTACCGCCAGGTGCAGGAGGTTGGCAGCGACGGCGGGTGTGAGGCCGCCCTGGGCACCCACTACCGTGCCTACCTCTTCAAGTGCCACGAGCTGCCCTTCTACGG ATGTGCCTTCTTCCACGGCGAGGTTGACAAGCCGGCCCAAGGCTTTTTGCACCGGGGTGGGCGCAAGCCAGTTTCTGTGGCCATCAGTCTGGAAGGCGTGCACGTCATCGACAGCAGAGAGAAG CACGTCCTGCTGGGCCTGCGCTTCCAGGAGCTGTCGTGGGACCACACCTCCCCCGAGGAGGAGGAGCCCATCCTGTGGCTGGAGTTCGACGGAGACAGCGAGGGCACGCCTGTCAACAAGCTCCTCAAGATCTACTCCAAGCAG ATTCTCAATTGTTTCGgtgtcatttgttga
- the FRMD8 gene encoding FERM domain-containing protein 8 isoform X7, protein MLCSVKGGRAAAGLAGGCMGRSPSRPAEVQLKPKHQPYKLGRQWPELLLRFTSAPDDDVAMDEPFLQFRRNVFFPKRRELQIRDEEVLRLLYEEAKGNVLAARYPCDVEDCEALGALVCRVQLGPYQPGQPAACALREKLDSFLPAHLCKRGQGLFAALRGRGTRAGPGEQGLLNAYRQVQEVGSDGGCEAALGTHYRAYLFKCHELPFYGCAFFHGEVDKPAQGFLHRGGRKPVSVAISLEGVHVIDSREKHVLLGLRFQELSWDHTSPEEEEPILWLEFDGDSEGTPVNKLLKIYSKQAELMSSLIEYCIELSQVAEPAGPQDSATGPPSDPSSSPAPVERPKLRRQGSVVSSRIQHLSTIDYVEDATWEAEAGKTLD, encoded by the exons ATGCTATGCAGTGTGAAAGGTGGGAGGGCAGCCGCTGGACTGGCCGGAGGCTGCATGGGCCGCTCCCCCTCTCGTCCTGCAGAGGTGCAGCTGAAACCCAAGCACCAGCCCTACAAGCTGGGACGCCAGTGGCCGGAGCTGCTGCTGCGCTTCACCAGTGCCCCGGACGACGACGTGGCCATGG ATGAGCCTTTCCTGCAGTTCCGGAGGAACGTATTCTTCCCAAAGCGGCGGGAGCTCCAG ATCCGCGACGAGGAGGTCCTGCGGCTTCTCTATGAGGAGGCCAAGGGCAACGTGCTGGCCGCGCGGTATCCGTGCGACGTGGAGGACTGCGAGGCTCTGGGCGCCCTGGTGTGCCGCGTCCAGCTCGGGCCCTACCAGCCCGGCCAGCCGGCAGCCTGCGCCCTGAG GGAGAAGCTGgactccttcctccctgcccaccTCTGTAAGCGGGGCCAGGGTCTCTTTGCTGCCCTCCGGGGCCGCGGGACCAGGGCCGGGCCGGGCGAGCAGGGCCTGCTGAACGCCTACCGCCAGGTGCAGGAGGTTGGCAGCGACGGCGGGTGTGAGGCCGCCCTGGGCACCCACTACCGTGCCTACCTCTTCAAGTGCCACGAGCTGCCCTTCTACGG ATGTGCCTTCTTCCACGGCGAGGTTGACAAGCCGGCCCAAGGCTTTTTGCACCGGGGTGGGCGCAAGCCAGTTTCTGTGGCCATCAGTCTGGAAGGCGTGCACGTCATCGACAGCAGAGAGAAG CACGTCCTGCTGGGCCTGCGCTTCCAGGAGCTGTCGTGGGACCACACCTCCCCCGAGGAGGAGGAGCCCATCCTGTGGCTGGAGTTCGACGGAGACAGCGAGGGCACGCCTGTCAACAAGCTCCTCAAGATCTACTCCAAGCAG gccgAACTGATGAGCAGCCTCATTGAGTACTGCATTGAACTGAGCCAGGTGGCGGAGCCCGCAGGCCCCCAGGACAGTGCGACAGGCCCGCCCTCGGACCCCAGCTCCTCACCGGCTCCTGTTGAGCGCCCCAAGCTGCGGAGGCAGGGCAGCGTGGTGTCCAGCCGGATCCAGCATCTCTCCACCATCGACTACGTGGAGGACG ctacttgggaggctgaggcaggaaaaacgcttgattga
- the FRMD8 gene encoding FERM domain-containing protein 8 isoform X4 codes for MDGTEGSTGQPGPAERSHRSSVSSVGAREVQLKPKHQPYKLGRQWPELLLRFTSAPDDDVAMDEPFLQFRRNVFFPKRRELQIRDEEVLRLLYEEAKGNVLAARYPCDVEDCEALGALVCRVQLGPYQPGQPAACALREKLDSFLPAHLCKRGQGLFAALRGRGTRAGPGEQGLLNAYRQVQEVGSDGGCEAALGTHYRAYLFKCHELPFYGCAFFHGEVDKPAQGFLHRGGRKPVSVAISLEGVHVIDSREKHVLLGLRFQELSWDHTSPEEEEPILWLEFDGDSEGTPVNKLLKIYSKQAELMSSLIEYCIELSQVAEPAGPQDSATGPPSDPSSSPAPVERPKLRRQGSVVSSRIQHLSTIDYVEDGKGIRRVKPKRTTSFFSRQLSLGQGSYTVVQPSDSLEQG; via the exons ATGGACGGGACAGAAGGCAGTACCGGGCAGCCCGGCCCCGCTGAGCGGTCCCACCGAAGCAGCGTGTCCTCcgtgggagcccgag AGGTGCAGCTGAAACCCAAGCACCAGCCCTACAAGCTGGGACGCCAGTGGCCGGAGCTGCTGCTGCGCTTCACCAGTGCCCCGGACGACGACGTGGCCATGG ATGAGCCTTTCCTGCAGTTCCGGAGGAACGTATTCTTCCCAAAGCGGCGGGAGCTCCAG ATCCGCGACGAGGAGGTCCTGCGGCTTCTCTATGAGGAGGCCAAGGGCAACGTGCTGGCCGCGCGGTATCCGTGCGACGTGGAGGACTGCGAGGCTCTGGGCGCCCTGGTGTGCCGCGTCCAGCTCGGGCCCTACCAGCCCGGCCAGCCGGCAGCCTGCGCCCTGAG GGAGAAGCTGgactccttcctccctgcccaccTCTGTAAGCGGGGCCAGGGTCTCTTTGCTGCCCTCCGGGGCCGCGGGACCAGGGCCGGGCCGGGCGAGCAGGGCCTGCTGAACGCCTACCGCCAGGTGCAGGAGGTTGGCAGCGACGGCGGGTGTGAGGCCGCCCTGGGCACCCACTACCGTGCCTACCTCTTCAAGTGCCACGAGCTGCCCTTCTACGG ATGTGCCTTCTTCCACGGCGAGGTTGACAAGCCGGCCCAAGGCTTTTTGCACCGGGGTGGGCGCAAGCCAGTTTCTGTGGCCATCAGTCTGGAAGGCGTGCACGTCATCGACAGCAGAGAGAAG CACGTCCTGCTGGGCCTGCGCTTCCAGGAGCTGTCGTGGGACCACACCTCCCCCGAGGAGGAGGAGCCCATCCTGTGGCTGGAGTTCGACGGAGACAGCGAGGGCACGCCTGTCAACAAGCTCCTCAAGATCTACTCCAAGCAG gccgAACTGATGAGCAGCCTCATTGAGTACTGCATTGAACTGAGCCAGGTGGCGGAGCCCGCAGGCCCCCAGGACAGTGCGACAGGCCCGCCCTCGGACCCCAGCTCCTCACCGGCTCCTGTTGAGCGCCCCAAGCTGCGGAGGCAGGGCAGCGTGGTGTCCAGCCGGATCCAGCATCTCTCCACCATCGACTACGTGGAGGACG GCAAGGGGATCAGGCGAGTGAAGCCGAAGCGCACCACGTCCTTCTTCAGCCGGCAGCTGTCCTTGGGCCAGGGGAGCTACACTGTGGTGCAACCCAGCGACAGCCTGGAGCAGGGCTGA
- the FRMD8 gene encoding FERM domain-containing protein 8: MDGTEGSTGQPGPAERSHRSSVSSVGARAADVLVYLADDTVVPLAVENLPSLSAHELHRAVREVLQLPDIALDVFALWLVSPLLEVQLKPKHQPYKLGRQWPELLLRFTSAPDDDVAMDEPFLQFRRNVFFPKRRELQIRDEEVLRLLYEEAKGNVLAARYPCDVEDCEALGALVCRVQLGPYQPGQPAACALREKLDSFLPAHLCKRGQGLFAALRGRGTRAGPGEQGLLNAYRQVQEVGSDGGCEAALGTHYRAYLFKCHELPFYGCAFFHGEVDKPAQGFLHRGGRKPVSVAISLEGVHVIDSREKHVLLGLRFQELSWDHTSPEEEEPILWLEFDGDSEGTPVNKLLKIYSKQAELMSSLIEYCIELSQVAEPAGPQDSATGPPSDPSSSPAPVERPKLRRQGSVVSSRIQHLSTIDYVEDGKGIRRVKPKRTTSFFSRQLSLGQGSYTVVQPSDSLEQG; this comes from the exons ATGGACGGGACAGAAGGCAGTACCGGGCAGCCCGGCCCCGCTGAGCGGTCCCACCGAAGCAGCGTGTCCTCcgtgggagcccgag CGGCTGACGTGCTGGTATACCTGGCGGATGACACAGTGGTGCCCCTGGCTGTGGAGAACCTACCCTCGCTCAGTGCCCATGAGCTGCACCGCGCTGTCCGCGAGGTCCTGCAGCTCCCGGACATTGCCCTGGATGTCTTCGCGCTCTGGCTGGTCTCCCCTCTGCTGG AGGTGCAGCTGAAACCCAAGCACCAGCCCTACAAGCTGGGACGCCAGTGGCCGGAGCTGCTGCTGCGCTTCACCAGTGCCCCGGACGACGACGTGGCCATGG ATGAGCCTTTCCTGCAGTTCCGGAGGAACGTATTCTTCCCAAAGCGGCGGGAGCTCCAG ATCCGCGACGAGGAGGTCCTGCGGCTTCTCTATGAGGAGGCCAAGGGCAACGTGCTGGCCGCGCGGTATCCGTGCGACGTGGAGGACTGCGAGGCTCTGGGCGCCCTGGTGTGCCGCGTCCAGCTCGGGCCCTACCAGCCCGGCCAGCCGGCAGCCTGCGCCCTGAG GGAGAAGCTGgactccttcctccctgcccaccTCTGTAAGCGGGGCCAGGGTCTCTTTGCTGCCCTCCGGGGCCGCGGGACCAGGGCCGGGCCGGGCGAGCAGGGCCTGCTGAACGCCTACCGCCAGGTGCAGGAGGTTGGCAGCGACGGCGGGTGTGAGGCCGCCCTGGGCACCCACTACCGTGCCTACCTCTTCAAGTGCCACGAGCTGCCCTTCTACGG ATGTGCCTTCTTCCACGGCGAGGTTGACAAGCCGGCCCAAGGCTTTTTGCACCGGGGTGGGCGCAAGCCAGTTTCTGTGGCCATCAGTCTGGAAGGCGTGCACGTCATCGACAGCAGAGAGAAG CACGTCCTGCTGGGCCTGCGCTTCCAGGAGCTGTCGTGGGACCACACCTCCCCCGAGGAGGAGGAGCCCATCCTGTGGCTGGAGTTCGACGGAGACAGCGAGGGCACGCCTGTCAACAAGCTCCTCAAGATCTACTCCAAGCAG gccgAACTGATGAGCAGCCTCATTGAGTACTGCATTGAACTGAGCCAGGTGGCGGAGCCCGCAGGCCCCCAGGACAGTGCGACAGGCCCGCCCTCGGACCCCAGCTCCTCACCGGCTCCTGTTGAGCGCCCCAAGCTGCGGAGGCAGGGCAGCGTGGTGTCCAGCCGGATCCAGCATCTCTCCACCATCGACTACGTGGAGGACG GCAAGGGGATCAGGCGAGTGAAGCCGAAGCGCACCACGTCCTTCTTCAGCCGGCAGCTGTCCTTGGGCCAGGGGAGCTACACTGTGGTGCAACCCAGCGACAGCCTGGAGCAGGGCTGA
- the FRMD8 gene encoding FERM domain-containing protein 8 isoform X5, protein MDGTEGSTGQPGPAERSHRSSVSSVGAREVQLKPKHQPYKLGRQWPELLLRFTSAPDDDVAMDEPFLQFRRNVFFPKRRELQIRDEEVLRLLYEEAKGNVLAARYPCDVEDCEALGALVCRVQLGPYQPGQPAACALREKLDSFLPAHLCKRGQGLFAALRGRGTRAGPGEQGLLNAYRQVQEVGSDGGCEAALGTHYRAYLFKCHELPFYGCAFFHGEVDKPAQGFLHRGGRKPVSVAISLEGVHVIDSREKHVLLGLRFQELSWDHTSPEEEEPILWLEFDGDSEGTPVNKLLKIYSKQAELMSSLIEYCIELSQVAEPAGPQDSATGPPSDPSSSPAPVERPKLRRQGSVVSSRIQHLSTIDYVEDATWEAEAGKTLD, encoded by the exons ATGGACGGGACAGAAGGCAGTACCGGGCAGCCCGGCCCCGCTGAGCGGTCCCACCGAAGCAGCGTGTCCTCcgtgggagcccgag AGGTGCAGCTGAAACCCAAGCACCAGCCCTACAAGCTGGGACGCCAGTGGCCGGAGCTGCTGCTGCGCTTCACCAGTGCCCCGGACGACGACGTGGCCATGG ATGAGCCTTTCCTGCAGTTCCGGAGGAACGTATTCTTCCCAAAGCGGCGGGAGCTCCAG ATCCGCGACGAGGAGGTCCTGCGGCTTCTCTATGAGGAGGCCAAGGGCAACGTGCTGGCCGCGCGGTATCCGTGCGACGTGGAGGACTGCGAGGCTCTGGGCGCCCTGGTGTGCCGCGTCCAGCTCGGGCCCTACCAGCCCGGCCAGCCGGCAGCCTGCGCCCTGAG GGAGAAGCTGgactccttcctccctgcccaccTCTGTAAGCGGGGCCAGGGTCTCTTTGCTGCCCTCCGGGGCCGCGGGACCAGGGCCGGGCCGGGCGAGCAGGGCCTGCTGAACGCCTACCGCCAGGTGCAGGAGGTTGGCAGCGACGGCGGGTGTGAGGCCGCCCTGGGCACCCACTACCGTGCCTACCTCTTCAAGTGCCACGAGCTGCCCTTCTACGG ATGTGCCTTCTTCCACGGCGAGGTTGACAAGCCGGCCCAAGGCTTTTTGCACCGGGGTGGGCGCAAGCCAGTTTCTGTGGCCATCAGTCTGGAAGGCGTGCACGTCATCGACAGCAGAGAGAAG CACGTCCTGCTGGGCCTGCGCTTCCAGGAGCTGTCGTGGGACCACACCTCCCCCGAGGAGGAGGAGCCCATCCTGTGGCTGGAGTTCGACGGAGACAGCGAGGGCACGCCTGTCAACAAGCTCCTCAAGATCTACTCCAAGCAG gccgAACTGATGAGCAGCCTCATTGAGTACTGCATTGAACTGAGCCAGGTGGCGGAGCCCGCAGGCCCCCAGGACAGTGCGACAGGCCCGCCCTCGGACCCCAGCTCCTCACCGGCTCCTGTTGAGCGCCCCAAGCTGCGGAGGCAGGGCAGCGTGGTGTCCAGCCGGATCCAGCATCTCTCCACCATCGACTACGTGGAGGACG ctacttgggaggctgaggcaggaaaaacgcttgattga
- the FRMD8 gene encoding FERM domain-containing protein 8 isoform X3: MDGTEGSTGQPGPAERSHRSSVSSVGARAADVLVYLADDTVVPLAVENLPSLSAHELHRAVREVLQLPDIALDVFALWLVSPLLDEPFLQFRRNVFFPKRRELQIRDEEVLRLLYEEAKGNVLAARYPCDVEDCEALGALVCRVQLGPYQPGQPAACALREKLDSFLPAHLCKRGQGLFAALRGRGTRAGPGEQGLLNAYRQVQEVGSDGGCEAALGTHYRAYLFKCHELPFYGCAFFHGEVDKPAQGFLHRGGRKPVSVAISLEGVHVIDSREKHVLLGLRFQELSWDHTSPEEEEPILWLEFDGDSEGTPVNKLLKIYSKQAELMSSLIEYCIELSQVAEPAGPQDSATGPPSDPSSSPAPVERPKLRRQGSVVSSRIQHLSTIDYVEDGKGIRRVKPKRTTSFFSRQLSLGQGSYTVVQPSDSLEQG, encoded by the exons ATGGACGGGACAGAAGGCAGTACCGGGCAGCCCGGCCCCGCTGAGCGGTCCCACCGAAGCAGCGTGTCCTCcgtgggagcccgag CGGCTGACGTGCTGGTATACCTGGCGGATGACACAGTGGTGCCCCTGGCTGTGGAGAACCTACCCTCGCTCAGTGCCCATGAGCTGCACCGCGCTGTCCGCGAGGTCCTGCAGCTCCCGGACATTGCCCTGGATGTCTTCGCGCTCTGGCTGGTCTCCCCTCTGCTGG ATGAGCCTTTCCTGCAGTTCCGGAGGAACGTATTCTTCCCAAAGCGGCGGGAGCTCCAG ATCCGCGACGAGGAGGTCCTGCGGCTTCTCTATGAGGAGGCCAAGGGCAACGTGCTGGCCGCGCGGTATCCGTGCGACGTGGAGGACTGCGAGGCTCTGGGCGCCCTGGTGTGCCGCGTCCAGCTCGGGCCCTACCAGCCCGGCCAGCCGGCAGCCTGCGCCCTGAG GGAGAAGCTGgactccttcctccctgcccaccTCTGTAAGCGGGGCCAGGGTCTCTTTGCTGCCCTCCGGGGCCGCGGGACCAGGGCCGGGCCGGGCGAGCAGGGCCTGCTGAACGCCTACCGCCAGGTGCAGGAGGTTGGCAGCGACGGCGGGTGTGAGGCCGCCCTGGGCACCCACTACCGTGCCTACCTCTTCAAGTGCCACGAGCTGCCCTTCTACGG ATGTGCCTTCTTCCACGGCGAGGTTGACAAGCCGGCCCAAGGCTTTTTGCACCGGGGTGGGCGCAAGCCAGTTTCTGTGGCCATCAGTCTGGAAGGCGTGCACGTCATCGACAGCAGAGAGAAG CACGTCCTGCTGGGCCTGCGCTTCCAGGAGCTGTCGTGGGACCACACCTCCCCCGAGGAGGAGGAGCCCATCCTGTGGCTGGAGTTCGACGGAGACAGCGAGGGCACGCCTGTCAACAAGCTCCTCAAGATCTACTCCAAGCAG gccgAACTGATGAGCAGCCTCATTGAGTACTGCATTGAACTGAGCCAGGTGGCGGAGCCCGCAGGCCCCCAGGACAGTGCGACAGGCCCGCCCTCGGACCCCAGCTCCTCACCGGCTCCTGTTGAGCGCCCCAAGCTGCGGAGGCAGGGCAGCGTGGTGTCCAGCCGGATCCAGCATCTCTCCACCATCGACTACGTGGAGGACG GCAAGGGGATCAGGCGAGTGAAGCCGAAGCGCACCACGTCCTTCTTCAGCCGGCAGCTGTCCTTGGGCCAGGGGAGCTACACTGTGGTGCAACCCAGCGACAGCCTGGAGCAGGGCTGA